One genomic segment of Rivularia sp. PCC 7116 includes these proteins:
- a CDS encoding 2'-5' RNA ligase family protein, giving the protein MSLYFIALLPPQTIQDYATGVKQYFADNYDSKHAFKSPPHITLQPPFEWDTDKAVALEECLQNFVMGRNVIPITLDGYNAFPPRVIYIDVVQTPDLMNLQGDLMAYLENNLGIVDKVGKSRGFTPHMTVAFKDLKRSKFYAAWEEFKNRELHFEFDARKLTLLKHENKRWNIVKEFEFVF; this is encoded by the coding sequence ATGAGTCTCTACTTCATTGCTTTATTGCCACCACAGACAATTCAAGATTACGCTACGGGGGTTAAGCAGTATTTTGCTGATAACTACGACAGCAAGCACGCTTTTAAATCACCGCCACACATTACTTTACAACCCCCATTTGAATGGGATACCGATAAAGCTGTGGCTTTGGAGGAATGTTTGCAGAATTTTGTGATGGGAAGAAATGTTATACCAATAACTCTCGATGGCTATAATGCCTTTCCACCTAGGGTTATATATATAGATGTAGTTCAAACTCCAGATTTAATGAATTTGCAAGGTGATTTAATGGCGTATCTGGAGAATAATTTAGGAATAGTTGACAAGGTAGGAAAATCTCGCGGTTTTACCCCTCATATGACAGTTGCTTTTAAAGATTTGAAGCGAAGCAAATTTTATGCTGCTTGGGAAGAATTTAAAAATCGAGAATTACATTTTGAGTTTGATGCTAGAAAGTTAACGCTATTGAAGCATGAAAACAAGCGATGGAATATTGTTAAAGAGTTTGAATTTGTATTTTGA
- a CDS encoding peptidoglycan-binding protein: MTTSLIVLEAGAAGLKVTKLQEALKQLNFYFSSIDGIFGTKTKAAVVKFQQPYSHLPNNGLVDAETILQLDEDVWLSAKEVLREGCTGEDVKALQEIFTVFDLHTLIVDGYFGRKTKEAVIWFQQNWGLQADGIVGKQTWAGLYRHQVHDIPYEDRVKAFFGELDTESFIKLPLQKGDKGNDVLILQKFFNHASGSTHGILEDGDFGQATEQAVQTFQQRNGLTSDGCVGMQTYQAMLWEGLNQQLINELLSIRKSKSIDFSNGNEYEVIEDAAIRGETVIHRFEVAPGQDFRIVITSVENNAIFELFKVGEPRMYAEKASNIRLFLEAGEYYFTVGAIRGNATYKLKVESVSC; the protein is encoded by the coding sequence ATGACTACAAGCTTGATTGTTCTCGAAGCAGGTGCCGCTGGATTAAAAGTTACTAAGCTGCAAGAAGCTTTGAAACAGCTTAATTTCTATTTTAGTTCAATCGATGGTATTTTCGGTACGAAAACTAAAGCTGCGGTAGTCAAATTTCAACAGCCTTACAGCCATCTTCCTAATAACGGGCTTGTTGATGCAGAAACAATTTTACAACTGGATGAAGATGTATGGTTATCAGCAAAAGAAGTTTTACGGGAAGGTTGTACAGGTGAAGATGTCAAAGCCCTTCAAGAAATATTTACTGTCTTTGATTTACATACTTTAATTGTTGATGGATATTTTGGCAGAAAAACAAAGGAAGCTGTAATTTGGTTTCAACAAAATTGGGGTTTGCAAGCAGACGGTATTGTCGGAAAACAAACTTGGGCTGGTTTATATCGTCATCAGGTTCATGATATACCCTATGAAGATAGAGTAAAAGCTTTCTTTGGTGAATTAGATACAGAATCATTTATTAAATTACCGCTTCAAAAAGGTGATAAGGGAAACGACGTTTTGATTTTACAAAAGTTTTTTAATCATGCTTCTGGTAGTACTCACGGGATTTTAGAAGATGGCGATTTTGGGCAAGCAACCGAACAAGCTGTGCAAACCTTTCAGCAACGCAATGGTTTAACTTCTGATGGATGTGTGGGGATGCAAACTTATCAAGCGATGCTTTGGGAAGGATTAAATCAACAGCTTATAAATGAGTTGTTGAGTATTCGCAAAAGTAAATCAATTGATTTTAGCAATGGTAATGAGTATGAAGTTATAGAAGATGCAGCTATACGAGGTGAAACTGTTATTCACAGATTTGAAGTTGCACCAGGGCAAGATTTTAGAATTGTAATTACTTCTGTGGAAAATAATGCAATTTTTGAATTGTTTAAAGTTGGAGAGCCTAGAATGTACGCTGAAAAAGCTAGCAATATTCGGCTATTTTTAGAAGCAGGTGAATATTATTTTACCGTTGGTGCTATTCGAGGGAATGCTACTTACAAATTAAAGGTGGAATCAGTAAGTTGTTAA
- a CDS encoding ribulose bisphosphate carboxylase small subunit, whose protein sequence is MGTIIQDPNEVGGSTFHYPPTQEIYPTKQIQGDSTFHYPETVTPKKQLGGSTFHYPEKTTPNYSKQSSDSTFHYPETTTPNYSEQSSDSTFHYPETTTPNYSEQSSDSTFHYPETTTPNYSEQSSDSTFHYPEIVTPKKQLGGSTFHYPEPSTPNTQIGGSSFRYPAQSKTYNNPQSSDSTFVYPESDPFPHPHTAAHSYTATSNPHQAVENSHTYRTANPNNTQISSAHLELEVLEQMREILASGNHIGIEYVDQRRFRTGSWNSYAGHQIEDMAEAIAAVEACLVEHNNDYIRIFGIDPKAKRRLTEIMIQRPGGKLVVK, encoded by the coding sequence ATGGGAACTATAATTCAAGATCCTAATGAAGTAGGCGGATCGACTTTTCATTATCCACCGACACAGGAAATATATCCCACAAAACAAATTCAGGGAGATTCCACTTTCCACTATCCAGAAACAGTAACTCCCAAAAAACAATTAGGTGGTTCAACATTCCATTATCCAGAAAAAACTACTCCAAATTACAGCAAACAAAGTAGCGATTCAACTTTTCATTATCCAGAAACAACTACTCCAAATTACAGCGAACAAAGTAGCGATTCGACTTTCCATTATCCAGAAACAACTACTCCAAATTACAGCGAACAAAGTAGCGATTCGACTTTCCATTATCCAGAAACAACTACTCCAAATTACAGCGAACAAAGTAGCGATTCGACTTTCCATTATCCAGAAATAGTAACTCCCAAAAAACAATTAGGTGGTTCAACTTTCCATTATCCAGAACCATCAACTCCTAACACACAAATAGGAGGTTCAAGTTTTCGCTATCCAGCACAGAGCAAAACCTATAACAACCCACAAAGTAGCGATTCGACTTTTGTGTATCCAGAATCTGACCCATTTCCCCATCCCCATACAGCAGCCCATAGCTACACGGCAACCAGTAACCCCCACCAAGCCGTAGAAAACAGTCATACTTACAGAACCGCTAATCCAAATAATACACAGATATCTTCAGCCCACCTAGAACTAGAAGTTTTAGAACAGATGCGGGAAATCTTGGCTTCAGGAAACCATATCGGTATAGAATACGTAGACCAGCGTAGATTCCGCACGGGTTCGTGGAACAGTTATGCAGGACATCAAATAGAGGATATGGCAGAAGCAATTGCTGCTGTAGAAGCATGTTTAGTCGAACATAACAACGACTACATACGCATTTTTGGCATCGATCCCAAAGCGAAACGCCGGTTAACAGAGATAATGATTCAACGCCCCGGTGGAAAACTTGTAGTCAAGTAA
- a CDS encoding peptidase domain-containing ABC transporter, whose amino-acid sequence MQNVCSQGELREKIFAILGESLEEQDLEGCLKSLKVVEPEATKLFWQATEAQPGIYVVLEGRVRILDNSDNLIATVSSDAAFGEQSLFNQQNFLFLAAKASTSVKLCFIPGAILSELIEKKLQIRDNLYKRAEFWDLLLLCRQNSQLPSNISLKNIFKALFLFDRYQVKSGENISELDSKFKILLLQQGELKSARGEKFVPGKIYTNLKEKLQATQSSVVYGLSDANSKVALEQCPQLDRWSNPSEVLPSTDSRNSSNAWVKPSGINNERKVIPFPSQTKHEEDKRVLFPSPKVKAKQFWQSFTKSYPFFAQQSGSDCGAACLVMIARHWGQRLSANRVREIANVNREGASLRSLAAAAESVGFASRPVKATLDRLAQQTLPAVAHWEGKHYIVVYEITPKKVIVCDPAIGQRSFSHSEFKAKWTGYALLLQPTVKLKDNEGKSTGLWKYLELVKPHWKILVEIFVASLVIQVFGLITPLFTQLLLDKVIVQGSIVTLNAVGLGLIIFGLFRIAVNAVRQYLLSHTANRISVSMLVGFLKHTFRLPLSYFESRYVGDITSRIQENQSIQSFLTGETLSIILDLLTVIVYMGMMFWYNWQLAILVLLIVPPFFILALASTSILRKMSREIFNASAEQSSYLIQSLTGIRSVRSMAIEQTVRWRWEELLNQLIKIDFRAEVIGLRLQIISSCIDTISTTGLLWYGSYLVIDGQLTIGQLIAFNMLLGNVLSPFKRLSMVWNDFQEILISAERLNDVLEAEPEEDLILKPRKPISRLRGYIRFENVTFRYHPESEKNVLENLNFEIHPEQMVAVVGRSGSGKTTLSKLILGLYPATSGKVIIDGHDVSKIALKSLRRQIGVVDQDTFLFGGTIRENISLAHPEATLEEIIEAACLAGADEFIQQLPMGYETQIGEGGGMLSGGQRQRLAISRALLGNPRFLIFDEATSSLDAESERIIQHNLKTILKGRTSLIIAHRLSTVRNADLLLVLDQGVLVESGTHDELIAKKGHYYYLNQQQLSQVG is encoded by the coding sequence ATGCAGAATGTATGCTCCCAAGGGGAGCTGCGCGAAAAGATATTCGCCATTTTGGGCGAAAGTCTCGAAGAGCAAGATTTAGAAGGCTGTTTGAAAAGTTTAAAAGTAGTTGAGCCAGAAGCCACAAAGCTTTTTTGGCAAGCAACAGAAGCGCAACCTGGTATTTATGTTGTGCTTGAGGGTAGGGTTCGTATTCTTGATAATTCAGATAATTTAATTGCAACTGTTTCCTCTGACGCAGCTTTTGGGGAGCAGAGTTTGTTTAACCAGCAAAATTTTCTGTTCCTTGCAGCTAAAGCTTCAACTTCTGTAAAGCTTTGTTTTATTCCAGGTGCCATTTTATCCGAACTGATAGAGAAAAAGCTTCAAATTAGAGATAATTTGTACAAAAGGGCTGAATTTTGGGATTTATTGCTCTTATGTCGCCAAAATTCCCAACTTCCTTCCAATATCTCCCTGAAAAATATATTTAAAGCTTTATTTTTATTCGATCGCTATCAAGTTAAGTCAGGAGAAAATATTTCTGAATTAGACTCAAAGTTCAAAATATTATTGCTGCAACAAGGTGAATTGAAAAGTGCGCGGGGTGAAAAGTTCGTACCGGGTAAAATTTACACTAATCTGAAAGAAAAATTGCAAGCAACTCAATCATCTGTTGTTTATGGGTTGAGTGATGCGAACTCGAAAGTGGCTCTAGAACAATGTCCGCAACTTGATAGATGGTCTAACCCATCAGAGGTTTTACCCTCTACAGACTCTCGAAACAGTTCCAATGCTTGGGTAAAACCATCTGGGATAAATAACGAACGCAAAGTGATTCCGTTTCCTTCCCAAACTAAGCACGAAGAAGATAAACGTGTATTATTTCCCTCACCCAAAGTCAAAGCTAAGCAATTTTGGCAGAGTTTTACTAAAAGCTATCCTTTCTTTGCTCAGCAGAGCGGAAGTGATTGTGGTGCAGCTTGTTTGGTAATGATCGCACGTCATTGGGGGCAGCGTCTGAGCGCTAATCGCGTCAGAGAAATTGCCAACGTTAACCGCGAGGGGGCATCTTTAAGAAGTTTAGCTGCTGCTGCTGAAAGTGTTGGCTTTGCTTCTCGCCCGGTGAAAGCAACTTTGGATAGATTGGCACAACAAACTTTACCGGCTGTAGCTCATTGGGAAGGTAAACACTATATTGTTGTTTACGAAATCACCCCTAAAAAAGTAATTGTTTGCGATCCTGCCATTGGGCAACGTAGTTTTAGCCATAGTGAATTTAAAGCCAAATGGACTGGTTACGCTTTGTTGCTACAGCCTACAGTTAAGCTCAAAGATAACGAAGGTAAAAGTACAGGGCTGTGGAAATATTTGGAGCTAGTCAAACCCCACTGGAAAATACTTGTAGAAATTTTTGTTGCTTCATTAGTAATTCAAGTATTTGGATTGATAACGCCGCTATTTACGCAATTGCTTCTAGATAAAGTCATAGTTCAGGGAAGCATAGTTACTTTAAACGCTGTTGGTTTGGGATTAATAATTTTCGGATTGTTCCGCATTGCTGTGAATGCTGTAAGGCAGTATTTGTTGTCACATACTGCTAATAGAATCAGCGTTTCCATGCTTGTAGGTTTTCTCAAACATACTTTTCGCTTACCTTTAAGTTACTTCGAGTCTCGTTATGTTGGAGATATAACTTCTCGTATCCAAGAAAACCAGAGCATTCAAAGTTTTCTTACCGGCGAAACGCTGTCAATTATTTTGGACTTACTGACAGTTATCGTGTACATGGGAATGATGTTTTGGTATAACTGGCAACTCGCGATATTAGTACTGTTGATTGTGCCTCCGTTTTTTATTTTGGCACTAGCGAGTACGAGTATTCTGCGTAAAATGTCCAGAGAGATATTTAATGCAAGTGCCGAACAAAGCAGTTATCTAATTCAATCGTTGACGGGAATTCGTTCTGTACGCTCGATGGCAATTGAACAGACAGTGCGCTGGCGTTGGGAGGAACTGCTCAATCAACTGATAAAAATAGATTTTAGGGCAGAAGTAATTGGATTAAGATTACAAATTATCAGTTCCTGTATTGACACTATTTCCACTACGGGGTTGTTGTGGTACGGCTCTTACTTAGTAATTGATGGTCAACTGACTATCGGGCAACTAATCGCTTTCAATATGTTATTGGGTAATGTACTCAGTCCCTTTAAGCGATTATCTATGGTATGGAATGATTTTCAAGAGATACTGATTTCTGCCGAACGTTTAAATGATGTTTTAGAAGCCGAACCAGAAGAAGACTTAATCTTGAAGCCCCGTAAACCCATATCTAGACTTCGCGGCTATATTCGCTTTGAAAACGTTACCTTCCGCTACCACCCAGAAAGCGAAAAAAATGTCCTAGAGAATCTTAACTTTGAAATTCATCCAGAGCAGATGGTAGCTGTTGTCGGACGTAGCGGCTCTGGGAAAACTACGCTTTCAAAGCTAATTTTGGGTTTATATCCTGCCACAAGCGGAAAAGTGATTATTGACGGGCATGATGTATCTAAAATCGCTTTAAAATCACTCCGCCGACAAATTGGTGTTGTAGACCAAGATACATTTCTATTCGGTGGAACTATCAGGGAAAATATTAGTTTGGCTCATCCAGAAGCTACTTTAGAAGAAATTATTGAAGCTGCCTGTTTAGCAGGAGCAGACGAATTTATACAGCAATTACCGATGGGCTATGAAACTCAAATCGGTGAAGGTGGAGGAATGCTCTCGGGTGGACAGCGACAGCGTTTAGCAATTTCCCGTGCTTTATTAGGTAATCCCAGATTTCTAATTTTCGATGAAGCCACCAGTAGTTTGGATGCCGAATCCGAAAGAATTATTCAACACAACTTAAAAACAATTCTTAAAGGACGTACCAGTTTAATAATTGCTCATCGTCTTTCTACCGTTCGCAATGCCGATTTATTACTAGTTTTAGATCAAGGTGTATTAGTAGAAAGCGGTACTCACGATGAATTGATTGCTAAAAAAGGTCATTACTACTACCTCAATCAGCAGCAATTATCGCAAGTCGGATAA
- a CDS encoding HlyD family efflux transporter periplasmic adaptor subunit, with amino-acid sequence MTHTPLKNPEPDEYQSYTSNPVDTSSPSIDERDRNQEDITEENSGIFYGTEELLDALPRVWTRSLLYVLVVFAAVGVPLSMVSRVDETGTAKGKVEPLGATRKLDSIAGGKVKAVNVKEGDKVQKGQILLELDSKVLESDINEAKEKLSGLKKQQSQLELLKNQLQLTIDTQRQQNESQALEKKAQVSQAQTDLYARQSNYNLQKLEKKAQVERAKQQIKIFENEQQSAQNRLFIDTKQVERFSKLLKDGAVSASQIDGLKKEQQESKRLYTKAASDIKQAELSLTEEFNNYLATMNQLESDIEQAKLRVQEEKSNYQSLVNAGTLALLRAQEQFKDLQGQLDLLKSQIAQTSTQLKSLNIQLQQRTVRSPMDGVIFELPVSKPGQVLQPGQRIARIAPKGKEMVIKAQMPSSETGFLKVGMPVKIKFDAYPFQEYGIGKGKVKWISPDSKQAAQGGAEIYELEIALDKHYIQNGDKRINLTAGQSATAEVIVRRRRVIDLLLDPFKKLQKGGLEL; translated from the coding sequence ATGACACACACACCGTTAAAGAATCCAGAACCTGATGAGTATCAATCCTATACTTCTAACCCGGTTGATACTTCCAGTCCATCTATAGATGAACGGGATCGAAACCAAGAAGATATTACTGAAGAAAATAGTGGAATATTTTATGGTACAGAAGAACTTTTAGATGCTTTACCCAGAGTTTGGACGCGCTCTTTGTTATATGTACTTGTAGTCTTTGCTGCTGTTGGCGTACCTCTATCTATGGTTTCTAGAGTTGATGAGACTGGTACCGCTAAGGGAAAAGTGGAGCCGTTAGGTGCAACAAGAAAGTTAGATAGTATCGCTGGCGGTAAAGTCAAAGCCGTCAATGTAAAGGAGGGAGACAAGGTACAAAAAGGACAAATCTTACTAGAGCTTGATTCTAAAGTTTTGGAATCAGACATTAACGAAGCTAAAGAAAAACTATCCGGATTAAAAAAGCAGCAATCGCAGCTTGAACTTTTAAAGAATCAACTACAGCTAACCATTGATACTCAAAGGCAACAAAATGAATCTCAAGCTTTAGAAAAAAAAGCACAAGTGAGTCAAGCACAGACGGACTTATATGCTAGACAAAGTAATTATAATCTTCAAAAGTTAGAAAAAAAAGCTCAAGTTGAGCGAGCAAAACAACAGATTAAAATCTTTGAAAACGAACAACAGTCAGCCCAAAACCGTTTGTTCATAGATACAAAGCAAGTAGAGCGTTTTAGCAAACTTCTCAAAGACGGCGCAGTTTCTGCCTCTCAAATCGATGGGCTGAAAAAAGAACAGCAAGAAAGTAAGCGACTTTATACAAAAGCTGCATCCGATATCAAACAAGCAGAGTTGAGCTTAACTGAAGAATTCAATAACTATCTAGCGACAATGAATCAGTTAGAGTCTGATATCGAACAAGCTAAACTCCGCGTACAAGAAGAAAAGAGTAATTATCAAAGCTTAGTAAATGCTGGAACACTAGCATTACTCAGAGCCCAAGAGCAATTCAAAGATTTACAGGGACAACTCGATTTATTAAAATCCCAAATTGCCCAAACCAGCACTCAACTTAAATCCTTAAATATTCAATTGCAACAAAGAACAGTGCGATCGCCAATGGATGGAGTGATTTTTGAGTTGCCTGTATCCAAGCCGGGACAAGTATTACAGCCCGGACAAAGAATTGCTCGTATTGCACCCAAAGGTAAAGAAATGGTTATTAAAGCTCAGATGCCAAGTTCGGAAACAGGCTTCCTGAAAGTAGGAATGCCAGTAAAAATCAAGTTTGATGCTTATCCATTCCAGGAGTATGGAATAGGTAAAGGAAAAGTTAAATGGATTTCTCCAGACTCGAAGCAAGCTGCTCAAGGAGGTGCAGAAATTTATGAATTAGAAATTGCTCTAGATAAACACTATATCCAAAATGGCGATAAACGTATCAATTTAACAGCAGGGCAATCAGCCACTGCGGAAGTAATCGTTCGTCGCCGTCGCGTTATTGACTTACTTTTAGATCCGTTCAAAAAGTTGCAAAAAGGAGGATTGGAGCTTTGA
- a CDS encoding peptidylprolyl isomerase: MSKALHISATEVIHNLKISCQIPDVIEAIAKRNVILDAAAEAGIVVEDEELQQEGDRLRFAKKLVKATETWAWLKKHHLTLDNFEELAFNSVLSQKLAHHLFDSKVEPLFYQNQLDYIAAVTYEVILDDWDLALELFFAVQELEVTFQEIAREYISDPDLRRAGGFKGIQQRTDFRPEVAAAVFAASPPGIIKPVTTPKGIHLIWVEEIIQPKLDEQLHEKIVMELFDIWLQQQTDQMEISTQLDRFADTNIPEKVLNPV, from the coding sequence ATGTCAAAAGCTTTGCATATATCGGCTACAGAGGTAATTCATAACCTGAAAATCAGCTGTCAAATTCCTGATGTTATTGAGGCAATCGCCAAACGAAACGTTATCCTCGATGCTGCCGCAGAAGCGGGTATTGTTGTTGAGGATGAAGAGTTACAGCAAGAAGGTGACAGACTGCGGTTTGCCAAAAAACTCGTTAAGGCAACGGAAACTTGGGCTTGGCTGAAAAAGCATCATCTAACTCTTGATAATTTTGAAGAATTAGCCTTCAACAGTGTACTTTCTCAAAAATTAGCTCATCATCTGTTTGACTCTAAGGTTGAGCCTTTGTTTTATCAAAACCAACTTGATTATATTGCTGCTGTTACCTATGAAGTTATTCTTGATGACTGGGATCTAGCTTTGGAACTATTTTTTGCAGTGCAAGAGTTGGAAGTAACTTTTCAAGAAATTGCTCGCGAATATATTTCAGATCCAGATTTACGAAGGGCTGGTGGATTTAAGGGCATTCAACAACGAACTGATTTCCGTCCAGAAGTGGCAGCTGCGGTGTTTGCAGCTTCTCCTCCGGGAATCATCAAACCGGTTACAACTCCTAAAGGTATACATCTGATTTGGGTTGAAGAAATTATTCAACCAAAACTAGACGAGCAGCTACATGAAAAAATTGTCATGGAGTTATTTGATATTTGGTTACAACAACAAACTGACCAAATGGAAATTTCTACTCAATTAGATAGGTTTGCTGATACTAACATACCTGAAAAGGTCTTGAATCCAGTTTAA
- a CDS encoding microviridin/marinostatin family tricyclic proteinase inhibitor, which yields MSEKENKKINSNAVPFFARYLEGQYCEDLSEEEMDRVHGGLSKREKISKRYPNDLKDIVTTMKYPSDHEDSSPKHPPIAMTKKYPSDADEAMTHKFPSDGDDELPPHYERW from the coding sequence ATGTCTGAGAAAGAGAATAAAAAAATTAATTCCAATGCAGTTCCATTTTTTGCTCGTTATTTAGAAGGGCAGTATTGCGAAGATTTATCTGAAGAAGAGATGGATCGGGTTCATGGAGGCTTGTCAAAGCGAGAAAAAATATCAAAAAGGTATCCAAATGATTTAAAGGATATAGTCACGACAATGAAATATCCTTCCGATCATGAAGATAGTTCTCCTAAACATCCTCCTATTGCAATGACTAAAAAATATCCTTCTGATGCTGATGAAGCTATGACACATAAGTTTCCATCAGATGGTGATGATGAATTACCTCCCCATTATGAGAGATGGTAG
- a CDS encoding MvdC family ATP-grasp ribosomal peptide maturase translates to MHLSRDVVLLITHSGDFYTVDRVAEALSRLGANPFRLDTDMFPLSIELAAHINQSGSKHCFKYGEEYLNLEQVQAVWMRRIWQPQLAKELAPQFQTACIRESITTLDGFWDSLQEAHWVDDLQRINVAENKLRQLRVAQEIGLKIPRTLVTNNPSEAKEFFLKLEGRVVVKLLTPLSYSMKGSSFFLFTSKVKEEDLLDAETLSYCPMIFQEQIPKQRELRIVFVDGNFFVGALDASQYAGSAIDWRCADGNNFVWQPFQLPEQLAVTLNLFMKKFGLLFGAFDFIQTPSDEYVFLEINPTGEWGMLERDLELPISSAIANALLKY, encoded by the coding sequence ATGCATTTATCTCGTGACGTTGTCCTCCTAATCACTCACAGTGGTGATTTCTATACAGTAGACAGAGTAGCAGAAGCGTTATCTAGACTCGGCGCAAATCCATTTCGTCTTGATACAGATATGTTTCCTTTGTCAATAGAGCTAGCAGCACATATTAATCAGTCGGGAAGCAAGCATTGCTTCAAATATGGCGAAGAATATTTGAATCTAGAGCAGGTGCAAGCAGTGTGGATGCGACGTATTTGGCAACCGCAATTAGCTAAAGAATTAGCTCCACAATTTCAAACAGCCTGTATTCGAGAGTCAATAACAACCTTGGATGGATTTTGGGACAGCCTCCAAGAAGCCCATTGGGTAGATGATTTACAACGGATAAATGTTGCAGAAAATAAGTTGCGTCAGTTAAGGGTAGCGCAAGAGATAGGTTTGAAGATTCCTCGCACTCTTGTTACTAACAATCCTTCTGAAGCAAAGGAGTTTTTCTTGAAACTAGAAGGAAGAGTAGTTGTTAAGTTATTGACTCCTCTTTCCTATAGTATGAAAGGCTCCTCATTTTTTCTTTTCACCAGTAAAGTAAAAGAAGAAGATTTGTTAGATGCAGAGACGCTAAGTTATTGCCCGATGATTTTTCAAGAGCAAATCCCCAAGCAGCGAGAATTAAGAATCGTTTTTGTAGACGGTAATTTTTTTGTCGGAGCGCTCGATGCATCTCAATATGCAGGCTCAGCAATTGACTGGCGATGTGCTGATGGCAATAATTTTGTATGGCAACCATTTCAGCTACCAGAGCAATTAGCTGTTACTTTAAATTTATTTATGAAAAAGTTTGGGCTTTTGTTTGGAGCCTTCGATTTTATTCAAACTCCCTCAGATGAATACGTTTTTTTAGAAATTAATCCGACGGGAGAGTGGGGAATGTTAGAAAGGGATTTAGAGCTTCCTATTAGTAGCGCGATCGCAAATGCGCTGCTTAAGTATTAA
- a CDS encoding MvdD family ATP-grasp ribosomal peptide maturase, translating into MTILIITHSQDNESILSVMAAIEARGEKVFRFDTDKFPTEIQLDIAYSNGSQNIIIANEQQKLNLKEVSAVWYRRIAIGARIPRSMDKQLRQAAIQESRTTIAGMIASIKGFHLDKVVNIRLAENKQLQLQVAEEIGLKIPRTLITNNPEAVKQFAQECQQDIVTKMLSSFAIYDNLGQEKVVFTNPVTSEDINNLDGLNLCPMTFQEKISKALELRTIIVGDNVFTAAVDSQAVHQARYDWRREGVALINAWQPHDLPKDVEQKLLKLMAYFGLNYGAIDIILTPDGEYVFLEVNPVGEFFWLENSPGLPISQTIAELLINCSHQPKSLFDQTKVIHTVN; encoded by the coding sequence ATGACTATTTTAATTATTACCCATAGTCAAGATAACGAGAGCATCCTTTCAGTAATGGCAGCTATCGAGGCTCGGGGAGAAAAGGTATTCCGTTTTGACACCGATAAATTTCCCACAGAAATACAATTAGATATTGCTTATAGTAACGGTAGCCAAAATATTATTATTGCTAACGAGCAACAGAAGTTAAATTTAAAAGAAGTATCGGCTGTATGGTATCGGCGGATTGCAATTGGCGCAAGAATTCCCCGTAGTATGGATAAACAGCTTAGGCAAGCTGCGATTCAAGAATCCCGTACCACAATTGCCGGAATGATTGCCAGTATAAAAGGATTCCATCTCGATAAAGTTGTAAATATTCGTCTCGCTGAAAACAAACAGCTACAATTACAAGTTGCTGAGGAAATAGGTTTAAAGATTCCTCGTACCCTAATTACAAATAATCCAGAAGCAGTAAAGCAATTCGCCCAAGAATGCCAACAAGATATTGTCACAAAAATGCTTTCTTCTTTCGCTATCTATGACAATCTTGGGCAGGAAAAGGTTGTTTTTACAAATCCGGTTACATCAGAAGATATTAATAACCTCGATGGACTCAATTTATGTCCGATGACTTTTCAAGAAAAAATTTCTAAGGCTCTGGAATTACGCACAATAATTGTGGGAGACAATGTATTTACTGCTGCGGTTGATTCCCAAGCCGTGCATCAGGCTCGCTACGATTGGAGGCGGGAAGGTGTTGCTTTAATTAATGCTTGGCAACCTCACGATTTACCTAAAGATGTTGAACAAAAGCTTCTGAAACTAATGGCTTACTTCGGGTTGAATTATGGAGCTATTGATATTATTTTGACACCGGATGGTGAATATGTGTTCTTAGAAGTTAACCCAGTTGGAGAATTTTTCTGGTTAGAAAACTCTCCTGGATTACCAATTTCTCAAACCATTGCTGAATTACTTATAAATTGTTCGCATCAACCGAAGTCATTATTTGACCAAACCAAAGTTATTCATACAGTTAATTAA